The Trichomycterus rosablanca isolate fTriRos1 chromosome 20, fTriRos1.hap1, whole genome shotgun sequence genomic interval TTCCATCCTGCTCATGATGATCTTCTGTTGCTAAGCAATAGAAAATATGATGTGCAGATGTGATCTAAGCACACTTTAAGACAATGTATGTCCTGTGGTAATGTATTTAATGTCTTCCATGTAATTATCACATGTTCAAAGTGTAAAAGCCATCTGTTTTAGAATCAGACGCGAGCTAAGAGCTAAGATTTAACTAAACTTATTTATACTAAGAATAGAAGACCTTAAATATaccttaaatataaatatatgtatgtttttatCCTAACAACCTAGTTTTAGCTGCTTGGCACAGGCAGTCAGATTTTCATTTACAATCTCCTGGTACTTTATGAAGTCTATGATGCTGTGTATCTTAAAGAAGGGTTTcgggggcgctcaggtggtgcagcgataaGTCACTAGCACACccgtgccgagattctgaactcctggtTCAGGTCTGAACTCCCTGGTTcaagtctcggctctgctaccggtcggctgggcgccctctagcagacataattggctaaggCCCGCcggtctgctagggtgggaaatGACTGATTTTAACAGGGGTGGGGCTTTGAAAGAAACCTGTTTGCCCAGGGCGCTTGCACAGCGGTGGAGGAGCACTGCTTGTTTGTGTAATAGATTCTATGGTGGCCCGCGGAGTCACGTCACAACAACATTTACAGAGTTAAATTAAAGGCGAGAACACTACAGCATTAAGGGAGAAAGCGAATACATTACCAGGAATGCAGCATTTTAATTCTGCTATcataccatttacatttacatttacattttcagcatttagcagacgcttttatccaaagcgacttacacgatgagcagtagagggttaagggccttgctcagggacccaacagtggcaacttggaatTCTCAGCTCTGGTCAGATCTGCTACCGGTTGGGTGGGCGACCCTAGCAGGCACACTTGGCATTGGCTGCAGTACAAAAttagccactagtctgctgtgtgggaaaagaccagactaaaaagggAGCAGGGTCTTCGATGGTCCTTTCGAAGGACCTTGGTTAGGAGCCCGAAGCACAACAGGgggttggtggactgcgcatgcagcagagggagcgtgtgtcaggcaaatatatccTCAGACGCACACAGggtatataaagtataaaagtataaagtataaaatacatcaaataataTAGCATGTGGTGGTCGCACAATTTGGAATACAGCTTAGAAAATGCATTCTCTGACTCTCTCTCACCCACCCACCTAACTTATGCCACttttaacactttattttaaCCAAACTGCACTAACAGATTATCAATATTGTTAACTTGAAGCCCATCCTCACACCTTTATTGCCAAGCAGATTGTGGTAGATGAGACCCACTCACCTTCTGCTTTGAATTGTGTCTAACCAGGCATTCACGCTGTGCACACGATGGGAAATTATACTAACACTGCCAGCACACTACATTATCTTCCAGAACACTGTACTGCTCACACTACAAAATTGTACCAGCACAGAAACAATTAGGgaagtattaaaatataaaatgtacacGTTTAGGTCCACCTGCTCTATTATTTAATCAGCCAGTCATTTTTAGTTACCTGATTGCTTTTTGCTTCctttgctgctgacctccactcctgaccgaggagagccgtgactaacacacgccccctctgacacgtgtgcagtggcCCACTTCTGCTTTTTTACCTGCCCGAGTTCATATTCATATCTGTATCGTGCGTATTGAGAGGGTGTATTGAAAGAATATTTGCTggcttgttaaaaaaaatagctttgctatcagccggtcggtcACCCACACAGGCATAATCGGCTATGTCCGAGGGAGGACAGGCTGAAGGGATAGCTTATTACTGGtacaattgcggcctctgctggctggttaataAACGCCTGCAATGAgacagggaataatggagatcagtgtgtaatTCTGTACGTGATATGAACCGCCTTAAGACAGGTAAAAAAGCAGTTGGCTACTACACGTGTCGGTTCAGGCATCTGCAGCATTAAAGGAGATACAGCtgagtaattggatatgactggaTTGGAAGGAAAACAGGAAAATGtatacagataaataaaaaaataagcatCATGGGAGACATTACCATCACATTTATAGGTCTCATGAAACATAGGATTCTTTTTAGAAGTgggaatatttatatttatcatcGGCAGCATATTTTCAACCTTGGATCACAATTGAAATCAGCTGTTGTCCACCTACCGTGACTACATGTTCTGTTTATCGTCTTAACGGACTGCctccaaaattatttttattcgaAATCTGTTTTTACTTAGTAGGCCATTAAATTGAAGCAAACATTCTGTTTTTCATTCTCTTTCACATTGTGTTCTCTGTGCAGCGAGTGCTGTGCTTTATTTGCTGTTCTGCTGTAACGCTCTGCCTGATCAACATCATACGGATAAACATCTGTACAACTTGCTCTTAGATCCCTGATGTTTGATAGACCTCTTTAAGTTGTAACAGTGCTTTGAAGGTTAAAATCGCATGAAGCGTTTGGCACGTGTCCAAAGTTTgtggttttttgtgttttttattatgcaaaACATTCTCAATCCAAGGAGGAATTAATATTTGGCATTTGCATTTAAGCTGGGAAACAGTCCTGACAGAACTttcagaagttttttttttttaatgtattttacccctttttctcccacttttagcgcatccaatttctacccgtcaatcatcctctcactaatgctggtccctgctcccgattggggaggacgaggctgctccacgccccctccgagacgtgcacagcaatcgaacatcttatcacctacacttgacgagcgcagtgtGGTACGGTGCTGTGcgtggagggccacaccccctaccgcactccttccccatctccgtgcaggcgccaccaaccagccagcaaaggtcgtaatcgcactagtctgagagagagtccccatccggcttttagTCCCGCCCCCATCTGAACAAcctgccaatcgttgttcatgtagccactcagccttcagccggcaaaggcagagccgagattcgatacgacgtattcgagatccagctctggttgcagcgtgttttcaccgctgctccacctgagtggccagaagtttttttttttttttttatcaacgtGAGTGAGGACTAGAGTGCTAGAGTCCAGATTTTACTTGTTGGGGCCagatagagaaaaaaaaatgcaattatAAGTCTACTTGATTACTATCAATGACACCAACTTTTTATTCATCTTTGACAGTGTTGATTAAACTAAGATTTTGTTTCCTAGTGAATAATCCTTGGATTTAAACCTCATAACACTCCAccattacagtttattaaattaaacatacacatTTACCTCTGAAatcagtaaaaaatatataaattttctagggctgtcgaagttaacgcgataataacgcattaacgcgacctcaatttaacgcgattaaaaaaattagtgccattaacgcaaattctagttcatgttgacacttgactggtagaacaaacgttttaatgtcggacttgccaccgtttttcatttgcggtttgttaacataatgtaaccgatcgtggtagtgatgcacttgcataataaagaaataaatacacgctatattcacaagttgtcgggagcagaacactttattacacttaattaacttcttcttctgtaccgaataccggaaagctgagtcgagcacgttagttcatgaactatggaagccccaaagggtcaaaacacactcacttcgtgtagaaacgtccatcaaaccatcgtcacgatacaaccacagacaagtctgatacaataactacgccttatcccacctaaagcaccgctgatctacaatgtttgctgatggagaaattctaacctacaatctgacatttactgcctagtatgtgagtaaataaactcccttacagttttctcttgtcccagcagtttttaacataagtacatttagcataaaatgtgttcaccattttaattgtaacatttcacttaaaaatccttgttttctataacatttacacagattttttttaatgcgattaatcgcgattaactatatgaaattctgagattaatcgcgattaaaaattttaatcgtttgacagccctaaaatTTTCCCAACATGCCTACAATCTTTCTCTGTTGTTTGTTTGCAGCCGCCATGTTTGTCCAGAAGTTGAGGAACATTAATGAAGTTGTAACGTCGTTAATATTTTGATATTGGAAGCCTAATACACTGTTTTTGTGTCATAGCGACATCCAGTGTTTAAACTAggagtttattttttaaaaatctgtcgaaatttcattttatttaaaaaaaaaaaaaaaactcacgaACATAGGCGTTTCTACATTGTGGGCCAATATGGCAGATATGGCGCTTGTATTGTCAAAGTCCTGCACTGTTTTTTGATGGGGGGGACAATAAATAGAGCAAATCCTGAGGGGTACACCAGAGGTGCTGCCAAAAGTACTAAagtagtgtttttttaatgttttaaaaatgctaCAAGTTACAATTTTCATCCAATAATACCAAGAATGTCCTGTAAATGGcacactatgggtgtgttcgaaaccctagggagctgccttgctgtcttactgtcagctgcctaagtagagaggattctaataagtcatcgactcataAGGCAGCTTATTTGAACGCACTAcatagacagcgataacatcgggtttcgcttactaagctaacacagttagcatcatgccattcaaaccaaagggtgaggtggcacaacgcgctagcatgtcaaataacgtCGCCCTCCGtctaccgaaaacggttaaactgtccctgacaagcccgaacttgcaaatgaatacacttgtacaagtttatacaaattaaaaatcaataataatttatttacattagaaaATAACTCCGTTTGTTTCCCCGcacaaaacacttttatttttctcactcgttcttgagtcaaaataacgatgaaattttaagataccttactagacaccttattaaggcatctaggatttcgaacggcctccttctcgggagcgcgcataggatgacgtaaaatgctgtctatgtagagagctcactaggttttcgaacacaccctatgtcaTGATGATATCAGGGGGAAGAATTCCCCTGTTTGGGAATTCCATATGGCCTGTTTTGGTACAATTGTTCCCTGGTCTAGAAGGGTAACCATATTTAGGATAGGTGCTTAGGTATAGCACGGGTCGCTTGGACATAGAAACAACTACTATGTGGAATTTCAATTGATTTATAATGAATCGTCCCGTAGAGTAGCAGACAGTGGAAAAGAAACATAACATGAAAAGGAATCTATACTGGAACTGAAAGGATTAGTGATGGGACAGCTGAGTCAGTCATGACTGATTTAACAAATTGAGAAACTGAGAAATCACCAAACTATGGTAGAAATTGTTCCAATTTGACTAGCATGTCTCCTTCAACATGTGTagaggtagcactgtcgcctcacagcaagaaggtcctgggttttatccccaggtgggcggtctgggtcctttctgtgtagagtttgtgtgttttccctctgtctacatgggtttcctccgggatctccggtttcctcctactcGGTTGGTATTCCTCCACTGCTCTGAGTCACTGTTGCTGAGTCAAGGAGGTCCCCTGTTTGGCCTTCTACCCTTTTGACatggccagttgtgtctgttgagtgtCCAGCCACGGTAGTGGTAGGCTAATAAAACGACTGCATCCCCCAATAAGCAGTATTGTTTTTGCTACAACAGCTGGATGTTGTTTTACATTTCCATTCTAATTATTTGCAACTTTTTGTCTCTTTCTCAGTCTAAAAGCTGTTATTTCTAGCCCACCAGCCAGTGGCACATTAGACCTCTCTGGCATTCCTCTGGGCGTGAAGGACATGGAGCGACTTTGCTCGCACCTCCAGCGGTACGCATCTCGTGTCTCCAGCCTCGAACTGGGATTCACGGAGCTCACAGACGAGGCCTTCCTCCTGCTACTCCCCACACTCGCTTCCCTGCCTCGTCTTGAGACGCTGGCGCTCAACGGCAACAGGCTGACCCGTGCCGTACTCAAGGAGCTCACGGACTCTCTGAAGGACCCCGAGAGCTTCCCCAGCGTGACGTGGATAGACCTCGGGAACAACGTGGACATCTTCTCGCTTCCGCAGTCTTTCCTGGTGAGCCTGCGCAAGCGGTGCCCCAAGCAGGGCAACCTGCCGACCATCCAGGAGTTCGGGGAGAGCCAGGCGAGCGAGCAGGAAAACCGCCCGGACGGGGATGACACGGATAACACGGACAACACAGACGACACGAACAAAACGCTGAGCCTGGGCGAACTCCGGTCTGAGGTGGAGTGCGAGATGGAAGGCGAGATGGAGATCGAAGAGATGATGGAGGAGCTGCTGGAATTCGACAGGGAAGTGCGAGGGAAAGACGACGAGGATAGCGTGTGGACCATGGAGGAGCTGAGGGCAGCGAGGAGGCCGCCTGAACAACAAAACTGTGAGAAACGAGCGACTAAGGCCGAAGGTGAGGAGGACACACATAGCAGGAGCTCACTGATATCCTGTTCCAGTCAGTCACAGGACTCGTCAGCTCGGTTCGGGCCCGTGAGAAAGGATTCTGGTGTGGATCAGGTGTCTTTGGGTAACCAGACCTGATTATATTTGCTTTAAGGGAAATATGTAGCCATTAAATCTATCTTTTCCAAAGGGTAGAAGGTCCTGAAAGACTTTGCCTTGCATTAGATAGGTCAGAGTGATAAAAGAACATATATCAAGGTGACCTAATAAGGGACACTCTAGTAATCAatgatatataatgtatatcatacttaaaatgaaaatgtatacCACTTATGAGGTACAATGATACTATACGTTTAATATTCTTAACTTAAATGCATTCTTTTTCAGGTGAAGCCCCTTGCTTATACTGTCCTGATGATGGACATTCGACTATGTGCCTGTTCAAAATTTCTagacagaaatgtgtttaaatgtatGCGTGCATGACTAAGAGTCTGAATGAGAGTGCACGCACCTGCTTACCATTGAAATACTGAAAAATGGAGAAGATTAAATATGGAACCCAGGATTATTAGTCCCTCTtggacactatatggccaaaagtacaaaccccattttcataGAAGTTAGACCatctatggatggatggatggatgaatagatagataggatctgagggtacatatggaggtgtcATTTTGGTATACATTGTAGGCTGGTATAGattgtaagtaaaaaaaaacaaagtataaattataaagtgaactacagtgcaaatataaaaaaatgtgcTAATGGATGTACCGAAAGGTGTGTATGTGCCTGTCTGTGCATACACACAATTGTGCACACACAATTGTGCACACCCACATGCGTagatatatacatgtacacgtgccacaattctgttacattcagtcTCCAGTTCCTCCCCACCCCCCTGCATAGAGTTaaagagcctaatggctctggggacaAAGGATTTTCTGAGTCTGTCCGTAGAGCAGAATCTCTTGATgtatgctcaataatccagggacacaaatccacaaagttgaatcagttcatctggacacaagtttgttgtagactcatccaagtgacttcttcagtctgagctggtggtgaataccccaaccttatatgcagacgatttgcataacaatgaaaccggTGATTAGGTCCATAttcaaatcacaatgaccattaattacaatgaacTAAAcaggggaaactaaacagccactggcgaaacggatggcccaacatagaagatcggcctcttctggccaggactgcgtggtttacactcacctgcaagccagcagccactcatttaatgatgacgatgtgcagatccttgacgaGGAgaaacgctggtttgaacggggagtcaaaaaggccatctatgtgaagagggaacgaccatccctgaaccgaggAGGGGGCCTAAGAGTACAtatctcaccatcttacaatgccgtaataggagctataggCACACATGgctattgtaattaatggtcattgtgatttgaatatggacctgatcaccggtttcattgttatgcaatgggagGTGATCAGGcgttatgcaaatcgtctgcatataaggttggggtattcaccaccagctcagactgaagaagtcacttggatgagtgacgaaacgtatctctacaacaaacttgtgtccagatgaactgatttaactttgtggatGTTCTGTGACAGTAGTCTGTTACTAAACACACTTGTTGTGTGCAGTGGGTGGTTTTGATTGTCCATAATGGACAAGTCCTTCTCTCTGTCACAGTTGCTAGTGATTCCAACTCTATTCCGACCACTACTTCGGCTCTCCTGACCAGTTTGTCCAACCGTGTTGCATCCCTCCTCTTAATGCTGCCTCCCCAGCACACCACAGCATAGAAGAGAGCGCCAGTGACCATGGATTGATAAAACATCTGCAGTTTCTTACATATGTTAATTGTTAGATaaggtcccaactttttaagaaatggggtttgtatgtaAACACCCACAAGGATTTGGACAGTGTCTTTGGGAATTCAGTCACTTACTTAAGAACGTTTGTCagttcaggcactgatgttggactggCTGGGAAttggcattccaattcatcccaacagTGTGTTGTGGAGGTAAGGAACAAGCCATTTTTGGAactcgctttgtgcactggaacagaaaaacattcccaaactgttgccacaaagttgtaagcattggaatatttaatataattgattttctACACctgttattaatgtgtgtggctaaaacaccagaACTTTACATTTGGGAGGGTGTTCgcatggccatatagtgtgtccTTCTGTATCTATGCATtgaaaagaagaataaagtctgttgaGAATTCATAACATATTCAGGTCCAATGTCTCAGAATAAtgatgtgtttaaaacatgTTCCAGAGATATCAAGTTAAATTTAAGTTAAAGAAGCGACAGTGTTTTATGATGGAAAGGCACCAAAGACAGAACCTCTCAATGAACTGCTGTATAATTCAAACCTATgggttatattttaatataagcaTCCAAcgtatgtatatacatatatgttatTTACCATAATGTAGATGATCTAGATCATAGATCTGTAGATTTAGTCACCAGGACCTTTTTCAGATCTAGATCTAATATATTCTGATCTATTTTATAGTGATACATTAAGAATACATtcgttaattttatttatttattttgctaatGGCTTTATTCTCTTTAGGGTTCTGCAAGGATCTGTGCCACTCGGGTACACAAAGCGGGAACATACAGTAGACATGGAACCACTATTGCAGGGCAACAGACGCTCATctaaggggcaatttagagcagctaatCCACTACGTCTACTTAATGTTTTCGGGAGGTGGATAGAAACCAGATATTGTTTATCCGGGGCAGGGTTTTTTAAGCCAGGTCCACAAAAAAGCATGCAGCTGTGCTGTAGAGCGCCCACTCCATCAGCTGTGCCACACTGCCACCTATATTAAGTAACCGTTCTCCCCTGATCTAGtgatatccaattaccctgattgcgttacgcttcacctttaTTGATACAACCCCCaattgctgactgaggagcttcgcaactgacaagccccctccgacacgtgtgcagtaccgactgcctcttttcacctgcatgaggcgagttcatatgcggatcagccttgtgcacggagtgccacaccctgatcaacgcattatcccccaatcctgcaccagttatgaggaaccctggtccggctcgtcccaccctgtgaacaacagccaatcgttgttcatgtagccgaccagcccagccggatggcagagctgagattcgatacgatgtattcgaaatcccagttcTAGCGTAACCGTAGGTGATTTTTGATTATATGAATAAAAAGTTAATCCCAGATTTCAACTAAAGTTCAAACCACAAGAGATTTTGACATTTTCTActtgtgaatgaatgaaagaatcaTTTAAGAACGTTGTGTTTTCAGCCTTGAGCTTTAAGTCTGTCTTAGGCGGTCTCAGGTCTGTCATTCTGGTCCCTTTGATGTCAAAGAttagtttttaatgcattttcctcccagtctagaGGTattcaattacctgattgcattctGCCTTCTCTACTTCTGCAGACCGCTGTACTTGACCAagaagagccgtgactaacacccCATTTATTATGTGTGCATTAGCCAACCGCTTCTTGTCATCCGCACTATGCAGGTTTATATGGAGAGCCGTACCACCCACGGAGAGTtgcgcactgatctccattatcccccgtctctgtacaAGCACTCTAGATCAGCCAGCAGCggtaatgaggaatcccctcctgCATTTCCTCCTACGGACAAGCCAACCATTGTCCTGCTGGTAGCATAGATGAGATTTGAATttgtgagtttgagatgtcatatctggtgtgctagcgtgttttactgctgcaggcATCTCTTATAGGTTTAGGATATTACCCACTCTGGTGCTCAAACACGATCATCAGCAATTTTCTACTTCAATAAcaccaatataaaataaattactgcTAAGCTGTATGGGCCatatgattttataaaatagTCAATGGAAAAGGTTTCTTGGTGCACTTTCATTCTTGAAACCATGCAATGCTACTCCTttacaaaatgtattaaataaaatctattttatCGGATGTAAATGGTCTTGAATTATAGATTATACTTCTACTGTTTATGATGAACACTTATTATGTGTTTAGCAACAGACTGGTGAAATGGTTTGTCGAGTTTGGTTGACTGTTAACTGTTCTACACAGAGCCCAGACATCAACCTCTTCCAAAATCTATTTGGATTAATTGAAATCCTAATCTCTAACATCAGCGTGTGACCTCACTGACTCTCTAAATGGAAGTGAACCCATGTAGTCATGTTTCAAAACCTAGTGAAATGTCTTCCAAGAAGAGATACGCTGGTTTTGAATGTGATGAAAAGAAGTTAACAAAGTTAttgattaataatatttaaatgtatcaaAAATAAAGCATAGCTTTTAAATTGCTTCTGGATAATAAACATTCAATGATATCAACCTAAACtggtttggggttttttttcttcatcttttctttacccattaataatttttatttgggATGTATcttttaatgaaaaaaaattatagGATTTcatgtagggcggcacggtgactgtcgcctcacagcaagaaggtcctgggtttgatccccaggtggggcggtctgggtccttttcatgtttcctccaggagctccggtttcctcccacagtccaaaaacatgcagtcaggttaattgtagacactgaattgccctataggtgaatgtgggtgtgtatgtgtgtcttccCTGCGATCGACTGGCGCTCCGTCCAGGgggttactgtgtgccctgcgcccattgaaaagctgggataggccccagcaacacccccccccccccccccccgcgaccctaattggataagtggttaaacaaatgagtgagtgagagatttCATGTAAAATTTAAGTCAGAAAACACCACACAATAGACAACAGCGACATTTAGTGGCATTAATGGTCATTGCAAGTATTaaattaactgctttatcctggtggatctggttccactggaaacgttgggcacaaggcaggaaccaACCTGCCTTGTGCTTCAACCAACCTGTTTAAATTGACATTATTTTCAGTAGATACATCCTGATCATGGTGGAAGAAGGTATGTCGTGTCCCAttaacacttttatccaaagcgacttacagtactgtctaagcaattgtgggttaagaatcttgctcaggggcccaacagcagcaacctggcagcaaccttctgattactaatccagtaccttaaccattaggctacaacgtccctgGTATCACAGATCATCAtgaactcattcatttattccctCAGACTCGAGGACAACTTGAAATCCAGAGGTGTCCAGAGGTTAGGATCGAAGCCAGGTTTCCAGGACCACATTGTTCAAGTTCAAGAGGCttcattgtcatttcagctatatacaagtacatactcAAACGAagcaacgttcctccaggaccagggtgcgaCACAACATAAGTCcagataaaaaaacagtgtATTAATACAGGGACCTACAATAGATACAAGGGACATTTTATAACCTAAAAAACAAAGGGGGCGAGACCAAAAGACAAGTGTTGTGTTGGCCATTCCATAATAATGAGTAAATGTACGAGAAAGTAAGAGAAAgaatatttatacattatttgtaTCACAACCCACACTTCATACAACTACACTGTGGAATATGTGCACTATCAAAAACTTGTTGCTGTTTTAGATCATGTTTCATTCTTataatgcactgatcagccataacattaaaaccacctccttgtttctacactcactgtccattttatcagctccacttaccatataggagcactttgtagtgttcatctacagtggggtcaaaaagtatttagtcagccacttattgtgcaggttctcctacttagaaagatgagagaggtctgtaattttcatcataggtacacttcaactatgagagacaaaatgagaaaaaaaaatccaggaaatcacattgtaggttttttaaagaatttatttgtaaattatggtggaaaataagtatttggtcacacacaaacaagcaagatttctggctctcacagacctgtaacttcttctttaagaagctcttctgtcctccactcgttatctgtataaaagacacctgtccacagcctcaaacagtcagactccaaactcaaccatggccaagactaaagagctgtcgaaggacaccaggaagaaaattgtagacctgcaccaggcttgTCCCCCaaacattcttattttattCTCATAAAATTgaaatttatgtttttttcttttttttttttttttaaacaatgccATACAAAATACGGCATTATACtgactgtatttaaaataaatgtagttaCAAATTGTTTATAGTAATTGTACTGTAATTTGGATTCCACaggatagtagtagtagtagtagtagtagtagtagtgctaTTTGCACATTGACCTTATCAACATGGTCGTTTCTTAAGGCATTGTCGTACTGTGTGACGTCAGATCCGGGAAAGAAGGGCAAAAAAATTGTTTCCCTAGTCCGCCATTTCAAATATTTGAACTTCCTCTGTGACAACTTGTGGTGAAAGAGTCTCGGTCGGTTTGGTTAATCAGATAATCAGGGGGAAAGCGGCGGCTGAGGTCGCTGTGCACACGTACCGCGCTGGAGTTTCTGCACTGCTGCACCAGACCGCTTGTGAATAAAGACTGAATGCAGGGCCCGATCGGAGCGGTTGTAACAGCGGAAAGGCGGTAAAGTTGCGTG includes:
- the lrrc75a gene encoding leucine-rich repeat-containing protein 75A isoform X3 — its product is MGAKQAKSLDDAGASPQSARCRRTPTRERSNDTRASLVLRAGERLTRTGPPPPYQRRVGMIQDMMIMAKQGKHEEATEMLRTLRQDLGMESTSLDDVLYRYASFRNLVDPITHDLIISLARYVHCPKTEGDALGAMEKVCRQLTYHLSPHSQWRRQGLLKRKPQACLKAVISSPPASGTLDLSGIPLGVKDMERLCSHLQRYASRVSSLELGFTELTDEAFLLLLPTLASLPRLETLALNGNRLTRAVLKELTDSLKDPESFPSVTWIDLGNNVDIFSLPQSFLVSLRKRCPKQGNLPTIQEFGESQASEQENRPDGDDTDNTDNTDDTNKTLSLGELRSEVECEMEGEMEIEEMMEELLEFDREVRGKDDEDSVWTMEELRAARRPPEQQNCEKRATKAEGFCKDLCHSGTQSGNIQ
- the lrrc75a gene encoding leucine-rich repeat-containing protein 75A isoform X2; amino-acid sequence: MGAKQAKSLDDAGASPQSARCRRTPTRERSNDTRASLVLRAGERLTRTGPPPPYQRRVGMIQDMMIMAKQGKHEEATEMLRTLRQDLGMESTSLDDVLYRYASFRNLVDPITHDLIISLARYVHCPKTEGDALGAMEKVCRQLTYHLSPHSQWRRQGLLKRKPQACLKAVISSPPASGTLDLSGIPLGVKDMERLCSHLQRYASRVSSLELGFTELTDEAFLLLLPTLASLPRLETLALNGNRLTRAVLKELTDSLKDPESFPSVTWIDLGNNVDIFSLPQSFLVSLRKRCPKQGNLPTIQEFGESQASEQENRPDGDDTDNTDNTDDTNKTLSLGELRSEVECEMEGEMEIEEMMEELLEFDREVRGKDDEDSVWTMEELRAARRPPEQQNCEKRATKAEGEAPCLYCPDDGHSTMCLFKISRQKCV
- the lrrc75a gene encoding leucine-rich repeat-containing protein 75A isoform X1, with product MGAKQAKSLDDAGASPQSARCRRTPTRERSNDTRASLVLRAGERLTRTGPPPPYQRRVGMIQDMMIMAKQGKHEEATEMLRTLRQDLGMESTSLDDVLYRYASFRNLVDPITHDLIISLARYVHCPKTEGDALGAMEKVCRQLTYHLSPHSQWRRQGLLKRKPQACLKAVISSPPASGTLDLSGIPLGVKDMERLCSHLQRYASRVSSLELGFTELTDEAFLLLLPTLASLPRLETLALNGNRLTRAVLKELTDSLKDPESFPSVTWIDLGNNVDIFSLPQSFLVSLRKRCPKQGNLPTIQEFGESQASEQENRPDGDDTDNTDNTDDTNKTLSLGELRSEVECEMEGEMEIEEMMEELLEFDREVRGKDDEDSVWTMEELRAARRPPEQQNCEKRATKAEGEEDTHSRSSLISCSSQSQDSSARFGPVRKDSGVDQVSLGNQT